From Solea senegalensis isolate Sse05_10M linkage group LG19, IFAPA_SoseM_1, whole genome shotgun sequence, the proteins below share one genomic window:
- the LOC122785081 gene encoding V-type proton ATPase 116 kDa subunit a1-like isoform X3, whose product MGELFRSEEMTLAQLFLQSEAAYCCVSELGEIGMVQFRDLNPDVNVFQRKFVNEVRRCEEMDRKLRFVEKEIKKANMEIVDTGENPEVPFPRDMIDLEATFEKLENELKEINTNQEALKKNFLELTELKHILRRTQQFFDEMEDPSLLEETAYPLDPNDVTRGAPLRLGFVAGVIGRERIPTFERMLWRVCRGNVFLRQADIEDPLEDPTTGDQVHKSVFIIFFQGDQLKNRVKKICEGFRATLYPCPETPQERKEMLAGVNARIEDLQMVLNQTEDHRQRVLQAAAKSVRVWFIKVRKMKAIYHTLNLCNIDVTQKCLIAEVWCPVSDLDSIQFALRRGTEKSGSTVPSILNRMQTKQTPPTYNKTNKFTSGFQNIVDAYGIGNYREINPAPYTIITFPFLFAVMFGDMGHGVLMTCAALYLVLRENRLLAQKNDNEMFSMVFAGRYIILLMGVFSVYTGIIYNDCFSKSLNVFGSGWSVRPMFDQRVGGNWTFDTLEGNRILQLDPAIDGVFQGPYPIGIDPIWNIATNKLTFLNSFKMKMSVILGVIHMLFGVSLSLFNHIYFQKPLNIYLGFIPEIVFMASLFGYLVILIFYKWLAFDVFTSREAPSLLIAFINMFLFSYGDTPLYRGQMGVQTFLMVIALACVPCMLIVKTLILRRQHLWRKNLGMQNFGGIRVGNGPTEDEAEIIQHDQLAQHSEEEPEFNFGDVAVNQAIHTIEYCLGCISNTASYLRLWALSLAHAQLSEVLWTMVMHIGLSTTSIAGFILLAIVFYFFAVLTVAILLIMEGLSAFLHALRLHWVEFQNKFYTGQGFKFLPFTFDSILDGKFED is encoded by the exons ATGGGGGAACTCTTCAGAAGTGAGGAGATGACGCTGGCTCAGCTCTTCCTCCAGTCAGAAGCTGCCTACTGTTGTGTTAGTGAACTGGGAGAGATAGGGATGGTGCAGTTTCGAGAT ctGAACCCTGATGTGAATGTGTTCCAACGTAAGTTTGTCAATGAAGTGCGACGGTGTGAAGAGATGGATCGCAAACTGA GATTTGttgagaaagaaataaagaaggcAAACATGGAAATAGTTGACACTGGAGAAAACCCTGAAGTCCCCTTCCCAAGGGATATGATCGACTTGGAG GCCACATTTGAGAAGCTCGAGAATGAGCTGAAGGAAATAAACACTAACCAAGAAGCCCTAAAGAAGAACTTCCTGGAGCTAACCGAGCTCAAGCACATTCTGCGTCGCACGCAGCAATTCTTTGATGAG ATGGAGGATCCCAGTTTACTGGAAGAAACAGCTTACCCACTGGATCCTAATGATGTCACCAGAGGAGCTCCTCTCAGACTGGg ATTTGTAGCTGGAGTCATTGGCAGAGAACGTATTCCCACATTTGAGAGGATGCTGTGGAGAGTTTGCAGAGGAAATGTCTTCCTGAGGCAAGCAGACATTGAAGATCCTCTGGAGGACCCAACCACG GGTGACCAAGTCCACAAGTctgtcttcatcatcttcttccaGGGAGATCAGTTGAAGAACAGAGTTAAAAAGATCTGTGAGGG GTTCAGAGCCACTTTGTACCCGTGCCCAGAAACGCCTcaagagaggaaagagatgcTTGCTGGAGTAAATGCTCGCATTGAAGACCTGCAAATG GTGCTGAACCAGACAGAGGATCACAGGCAGAGGGTCCTGCAAGCTGCAGCCAAGTCAGTGAGAGTGTGGTTCATCAAGGTGAGGAAGATGAAGGCCATCTACCACACCCTCAACCTCTGCAACATTGATGTCACTCAGAAGTGTCTGATAGCCGAGGTGTGGTGTCCCGTCTCTGACCTGGATTCCATTCAGTTTGCTCTGCGCAGGGGGACG GAGAAAAGTGGCTCCACTGTGCCCTCCATTCTCAACAGGATGCAAACTAAACAAACTCCACCCACCTATAACAAGACAAACAAGTTCACCTCTGGCTTCCAAAACATTGTTGACGCTTATGGAATCGGCAACTACCGGGAGATAAACCCTG CGCCATACACCATCATCACCTTCCCTTTCTTGTTTGCGGTCATGTTTGGTGACATGGGCCACGGGGTGCTCATGACCTGTGCTGCCCTGTACCTTGTGTTGAGAGAGAACAGGCTACTCGCCCAAAAGAACGATAATGAG ATGTTTAGCATGGTGTTCGCGGGGCGCTACATAATCCTGCTGATGGGAGTCTTCTCGGTCTACACGGGTATCATTTACAACGACTGCTTCTCCAAATCGCTCAACGTGTTTGGCTCTGGCTGGAGTGTCAGGCCTATGTTTGATCAAAGAGTGGGAGGTAACTGGAC GTTTGATACACTTGAGGGCAACAGAATTTTACAGCTGGACCCAGCGATTGATGGAGTTTTTCAAGGGCCATACCCCATTGGCATCGATCCG ATATGGAACATTGCAACCAACAAGCTGACATTCCTGAACTCCTTCAAAATGAAGATGTCGGTTATCCTTGGAGTCATTCACATGCTGTTTGGAGTCTCTCTTAGTCTCTTTAACCACAT TTACTTCCAGAAGCCGCTGAATATCTACCTGGGGTTTATCCCAGAGATTGTCTTCATGGCCAGTTTGTTTGGTTACCTAGTCATTCTGATCTTCTACAAGTGGCTTGCATTTGACGTGTTCACCTCCAGGGAAGCCCCCAGTCTCCTCATTGCCTTTATCAACATGTTCCTCTTCAGCTACGGCGACACGCCTCTTTACAGAGGACAG ATGGGTGTACAGACGTTCTTGATGGTCATCGCCTTGGCATGCGTTCCCTGCATGTTGATAGTGAAAACGCTGATACTGCGACGACAACACCTGTGGCGGAAAAATTTG GGTATGCAGAACTTTGGAGGCATCCGGGTGGGCAACGGGCCCACGGAGGATGAGGCTGAAATTATCCAGCACGATCAGCTCGCACAACATTCTGAGGAAGAACCTGAG TTTAACTTTGGAGATGTGGCAGTGAATCAGGCAATCCATACCATAGAATACTGCCTGGGCTGCATCTCAAACACGGCCTCCTATCTGCGGCTGTGGGCCCTCAGTCTGGCTCATGCAC AGTTGTCGGAGGTGCTGTGGACCATGGTGATGCACATTGGCCTCTCTACCACCAGCATTGCAGGATTCATCCTTCTGGCCATAGTCTTTTACTTCTTTGCTGTTCTTACGGTTGCCATTCTCCTCATCATGGAGGGTCTGTCTGCCTTCTTGCATGCACTGCGACTGCACTG
- the LOC122785081 gene encoding V-type proton ATPase 116 kDa subunit a1-like isoform X1, producing MGELFRSEEMTLAQLFLQSEAAYCCVSELGEIGMVQFRDLNPDVNVFQRKFVNEVRRCEEMDRKLRFVEKEIKKANMEIVDTGENPEVPFPRDMIDLEATFEKLENELKEINTNQEALKKNFLELTELKHILRRTQQFFDEMEDPSLLEETAYPLDPNDVTRGAPLRLGFVAGVIGRERIPTFERMLWRVCRGNVFLRQADIEDPLEDPTTGDQVHKSVFIIFFQGDQLKNRVKKICEGFRATLYPCPETPQERKEMLAGVNARIEDLQMVLNQTEDHRQRVLQAAAKSVRVWFIKVRKMKAIYHTLNLCNIDVTQKCLIAEVWCPVSDLDSIQFALRRGTEKSGSTVPSILNRMQTKQTPPTYNKTNKFTSGFQNIVDAYGIGNYREINPAPYTIITFPFLFAVMFGDMGHGVLMTCAALYLVLRENRLLAQKNDNEMFSMVFAGRYIILLMGVFSVYTGIIYNDCFSKSLNVFGSGWSVRPMFDQRVGGNWTFDTLEGNRILQLDPAIDGVFQGPYPIGIDPIWNIATNKLTFLNSFKMKMSVILGVIHMLFGVSLSLFNHIYFQKPLNIYLGFIPEIVFMASLFGYLVILIFYKWLAFDVFTSREAPSLLIAFINMFLFSYGDTPLYRGQMGVQTFLMVIALACVPCMLIVKTLILRRQHLWRKNLGMQNFGGIRVGNGPTEDEAEIIQHDQLAQHSEEEPERCLLSPAFKAQEEEEFNFGDVAVNQAIHTIEYCLGCISNTASYLRLWALSLAHAQLSEVLWTMVMHIGLSTTSIAGFILLAIVFYFFAVLTVAILLIMEGLSAFLHALRLHWVEFQNKFYTGQGFKFLPFTFDSILDGKFED from the exons ATGGGGGAACTCTTCAGAAGTGAGGAGATGACGCTGGCTCAGCTCTTCCTCCAGTCAGAAGCTGCCTACTGTTGTGTTAGTGAACTGGGAGAGATAGGGATGGTGCAGTTTCGAGAT ctGAACCCTGATGTGAATGTGTTCCAACGTAAGTTTGTCAATGAAGTGCGACGGTGTGAAGAGATGGATCGCAAACTGA GATTTGttgagaaagaaataaagaaggcAAACATGGAAATAGTTGACACTGGAGAAAACCCTGAAGTCCCCTTCCCAAGGGATATGATCGACTTGGAG GCCACATTTGAGAAGCTCGAGAATGAGCTGAAGGAAATAAACACTAACCAAGAAGCCCTAAAGAAGAACTTCCTGGAGCTAACCGAGCTCAAGCACATTCTGCGTCGCACGCAGCAATTCTTTGATGAG ATGGAGGATCCCAGTTTACTGGAAGAAACAGCTTACCCACTGGATCCTAATGATGTCACCAGAGGAGCTCCTCTCAGACTGGg ATTTGTAGCTGGAGTCATTGGCAGAGAACGTATTCCCACATTTGAGAGGATGCTGTGGAGAGTTTGCAGAGGAAATGTCTTCCTGAGGCAAGCAGACATTGAAGATCCTCTGGAGGACCCAACCACG GGTGACCAAGTCCACAAGTctgtcttcatcatcttcttccaGGGAGATCAGTTGAAGAACAGAGTTAAAAAGATCTGTGAGGG GTTCAGAGCCACTTTGTACCCGTGCCCAGAAACGCCTcaagagaggaaagagatgcTTGCTGGAGTAAATGCTCGCATTGAAGACCTGCAAATG GTGCTGAACCAGACAGAGGATCACAGGCAGAGGGTCCTGCAAGCTGCAGCCAAGTCAGTGAGAGTGTGGTTCATCAAGGTGAGGAAGATGAAGGCCATCTACCACACCCTCAACCTCTGCAACATTGATGTCACTCAGAAGTGTCTGATAGCCGAGGTGTGGTGTCCCGTCTCTGACCTGGATTCCATTCAGTTTGCTCTGCGCAGGGGGACG GAGAAAAGTGGCTCCACTGTGCCCTCCATTCTCAACAGGATGCAAACTAAACAAACTCCACCCACCTATAACAAGACAAACAAGTTCACCTCTGGCTTCCAAAACATTGTTGACGCTTATGGAATCGGCAACTACCGGGAGATAAACCCTG CGCCATACACCATCATCACCTTCCCTTTCTTGTTTGCGGTCATGTTTGGTGACATGGGCCACGGGGTGCTCATGACCTGTGCTGCCCTGTACCTTGTGTTGAGAGAGAACAGGCTACTCGCCCAAAAGAACGATAATGAG ATGTTTAGCATGGTGTTCGCGGGGCGCTACATAATCCTGCTGATGGGAGTCTTCTCGGTCTACACGGGTATCATTTACAACGACTGCTTCTCCAAATCGCTCAACGTGTTTGGCTCTGGCTGGAGTGTCAGGCCTATGTTTGATCAAAGAGTGGGAGGTAACTGGAC GTTTGATACACTTGAGGGCAACAGAATTTTACAGCTGGACCCAGCGATTGATGGAGTTTTTCAAGGGCCATACCCCATTGGCATCGATCCG ATATGGAACATTGCAACCAACAAGCTGACATTCCTGAACTCCTTCAAAATGAAGATGTCGGTTATCCTTGGAGTCATTCACATGCTGTTTGGAGTCTCTCTTAGTCTCTTTAACCACAT TTACTTCCAGAAGCCGCTGAATATCTACCTGGGGTTTATCCCAGAGATTGTCTTCATGGCCAGTTTGTTTGGTTACCTAGTCATTCTGATCTTCTACAAGTGGCTTGCATTTGACGTGTTCACCTCCAGGGAAGCCCCCAGTCTCCTCATTGCCTTTATCAACATGTTCCTCTTCAGCTACGGCGACACGCCTCTTTACAGAGGACAG ATGGGTGTACAGACGTTCTTGATGGTCATCGCCTTGGCATGCGTTCCCTGCATGTTGATAGTGAAAACGCTGATACTGCGACGACAACACCTGTGGCGGAAAAATTTG GGTATGCAGAACTTTGGAGGCATCCGGGTGGGCAACGGGCCCACGGAGGATGAGGCTGAAATTATCCAGCACGATCAGCTCGCACAACATTCTGAGGAAGAACCTGAG CGTTGCCTTTTGTCACCTGCTTTCAAGGcccaagaggaggaagag TTTAACTTTGGAGATGTGGCAGTGAATCAGGCAATCCATACCATAGAATACTGCCTGGGCTGCATCTCAAACACGGCCTCCTATCTGCGGCTGTGGGCCCTCAGTCTGGCTCATGCAC AGTTGTCGGAGGTGCTGTGGACCATGGTGATGCACATTGGCCTCTCTACCACCAGCATTGCAGGATTCATCCTTCTGGCCATAGTCTTTTACTTCTTTGCTGTTCTTACGGTTGCCATTCTCCTCATCATGGAGGGTCTGTCTGCCTTCTTGCATGCACTGCGACTGCACTG
- the LOC122785081 gene encoding V-type proton ATPase 116 kDa subunit a1-like isoform X2, translating to MGELFRSEEMTLAQLFLQSEAAYCCVSELGEIGMVQFRDLNPDVNVFQRKFVNEVRRCEEMDRKLRFVEKEIKKANMEIVDTGENPEVPFPRDMIDLEATFEKLENELKEINTNQEALKKNFLELTELKHILRRTQQFFDEMEDPSLLEETAYPLDPNDVTRGAPLRLGFVAGVIGRERIPTFERMLWRVCRGNVFLRQADIEDPLEDPTTGDQVHKSVFIIFFQGDQLKNRVKKICEGFRATLYPCPETPQERKEMLAGVNARIEDLQMVLNQTEDHRQRVLQAAAKSVRVWFIKVRKMKAIYHTLNLCNIDVTQKCLIAEVWCPVSDLDSIQFALRRGTEKSGSTVPSILNRMQTKQTPPTYNKTNKFTSGFQNIVDAYGIGNYREINPAPYTIITFPFLFAVMFGDMGHGVLMTCAALYLVLRENRLLAQKNDNEMFSMVFAGRYIILLMGVFSVYTGIIYNDCFSKSLNVFGSGWSVRPMFDQRVGGNWTFDTLEGNRILQLDPAIDGVFQGPYPIGIDPIWNIATNKLTFLNSFKMKMSVILGVIHMLFGVSLSLFNHIYFQKPLNIYLGFIPEIVFMASLFGYLVILIFYKWLAFDVFTSREAPSLLIAFINMFLFSYGDTPLYRGQMGVQTFLMVIALACVPCMLIVKTLILRRQHLWRKNLGMQNFGGIRVGNGPTEDEAEIIQHDQLAQHSEEEPEAQEEEEFNFGDVAVNQAIHTIEYCLGCISNTASYLRLWALSLAHAQLSEVLWTMVMHIGLSTTSIAGFILLAIVFYFFAVLTVAILLIMEGLSAFLHALRLHWVEFQNKFYTGQGFKFLPFTFDSILDGKFED from the exons ATGGGGGAACTCTTCAGAAGTGAGGAGATGACGCTGGCTCAGCTCTTCCTCCAGTCAGAAGCTGCCTACTGTTGTGTTAGTGAACTGGGAGAGATAGGGATGGTGCAGTTTCGAGAT ctGAACCCTGATGTGAATGTGTTCCAACGTAAGTTTGTCAATGAAGTGCGACGGTGTGAAGAGATGGATCGCAAACTGA GATTTGttgagaaagaaataaagaaggcAAACATGGAAATAGTTGACACTGGAGAAAACCCTGAAGTCCCCTTCCCAAGGGATATGATCGACTTGGAG GCCACATTTGAGAAGCTCGAGAATGAGCTGAAGGAAATAAACACTAACCAAGAAGCCCTAAAGAAGAACTTCCTGGAGCTAACCGAGCTCAAGCACATTCTGCGTCGCACGCAGCAATTCTTTGATGAG ATGGAGGATCCCAGTTTACTGGAAGAAACAGCTTACCCACTGGATCCTAATGATGTCACCAGAGGAGCTCCTCTCAGACTGGg ATTTGTAGCTGGAGTCATTGGCAGAGAACGTATTCCCACATTTGAGAGGATGCTGTGGAGAGTTTGCAGAGGAAATGTCTTCCTGAGGCAAGCAGACATTGAAGATCCTCTGGAGGACCCAACCACG GGTGACCAAGTCCACAAGTctgtcttcatcatcttcttccaGGGAGATCAGTTGAAGAACAGAGTTAAAAAGATCTGTGAGGG GTTCAGAGCCACTTTGTACCCGTGCCCAGAAACGCCTcaagagaggaaagagatgcTTGCTGGAGTAAATGCTCGCATTGAAGACCTGCAAATG GTGCTGAACCAGACAGAGGATCACAGGCAGAGGGTCCTGCAAGCTGCAGCCAAGTCAGTGAGAGTGTGGTTCATCAAGGTGAGGAAGATGAAGGCCATCTACCACACCCTCAACCTCTGCAACATTGATGTCACTCAGAAGTGTCTGATAGCCGAGGTGTGGTGTCCCGTCTCTGACCTGGATTCCATTCAGTTTGCTCTGCGCAGGGGGACG GAGAAAAGTGGCTCCACTGTGCCCTCCATTCTCAACAGGATGCAAACTAAACAAACTCCACCCACCTATAACAAGACAAACAAGTTCACCTCTGGCTTCCAAAACATTGTTGACGCTTATGGAATCGGCAACTACCGGGAGATAAACCCTG CGCCATACACCATCATCACCTTCCCTTTCTTGTTTGCGGTCATGTTTGGTGACATGGGCCACGGGGTGCTCATGACCTGTGCTGCCCTGTACCTTGTGTTGAGAGAGAACAGGCTACTCGCCCAAAAGAACGATAATGAG ATGTTTAGCATGGTGTTCGCGGGGCGCTACATAATCCTGCTGATGGGAGTCTTCTCGGTCTACACGGGTATCATTTACAACGACTGCTTCTCCAAATCGCTCAACGTGTTTGGCTCTGGCTGGAGTGTCAGGCCTATGTTTGATCAAAGAGTGGGAGGTAACTGGAC GTTTGATACACTTGAGGGCAACAGAATTTTACAGCTGGACCCAGCGATTGATGGAGTTTTTCAAGGGCCATACCCCATTGGCATCGATCCG ATATGGAACATTGCAACCAACAAGCTGACATTCCTGAACTCCTTCAAAATGAAGATGTCGGTTATCCTTGGAGTCATTCACATGCTGTTTGGAGTCTCTCTTAGTCTCTTTAACCACAT TTACTTCCAGAAGCCGCTGAATATCTACCTGGGGTTTATCCCAGAGATTGTCTTCATGGCCAGTTTGTTTGGTTACCTAGTCATTCTGATCTTCTACAAGTGGCTTGCATTTGACGTGTTCACCTCCAGGGAAGCCCCCAGTCTCCTCATTGCCTTTATCAACATGTTCCTCTTCAGCTACGGCGACACGCCTCTTTACAGAGGACAG ATGGGTGTACAGACGTTCTTGATGGTCATCGCCTTGGCATGCGTTCCCTGCATGTTGATAGTGAAAACGCTGATACTGCGACGACAACACCTGTGGCGGAAAAATTTG GGTATGCAGAACTTTGGAGGCATCCGGGTGGGCAACGGGCCCACGGAGGATGAGGCTGAAATTATCCAGCACGATCAGCTCGCACAACATTCTGAGGAAGAACCTGAG Gcccaagaggaggaagag TTTAACTTTGGAGATGTGGCAGTGAATCAGGCAATCCATACCATAGAATACTGCCTGGGCTGCATCTCAAACACGGCCTCCTATCTGCGGCTGTGGGCCCTCAGTCTGGCTCATGCAC AGTTGTCGGAGGTGCTGTGGACCATGGTGATGCACATTGGCCTCTCTACCACCAGCATTGCAGGATTCATCCTTCTGGCCATAGTCTTTTACTTCTTTGCTGTTCTTACGGTTGCCATTCTCCTCATCATGGAGGGTCTGTCTGCCTTCTTGCATGCACTGCGACTGCACTG
- the LOC122785572 gene encoding caveolae-associated protein 1-like, with product MADTGVKKEHSALAEVSYDDDDDEVALVAAATEPAVDDDDPDEDADLVQVTGGKSEAQMNGVLVLSLLDKIIGVVDQIQQTQQGLEARQEAMEKSVSSIQGELSKLTKNHVGTTNTVNKMLEKVRKVSVNVKMVRSNLEKQAGQIKKLESNESELLKRRNFKVLIYQVCVHVSLVF from the coding sequence ATGGCGGATACAGGTGTCAAGAAGGAGCACTCAGCTCTGGCAGAGGTGtcttatgatgatgatgatgacgaggtCGCTCTGGTGGCTGCTGCCACTGAGCCGGCCGTCGATGATGATGACCCTGATGAGGATGCCGACTTGGTGCAGGTCACTGGGGGCAAGAGTGAAGCCCAGATGAACGGGGTCTTGGTTCTCTCTCTGCTAGACAAGATTATCGGGGTGGTAGACCAGATCCAGCAGACCCAGCAGGGCCTCGAGGCCCGACAGGAGGCCATGGAGAAGTCTGTGTCATCCATCCAAGGGGAGCTGTCCAAGTTGACGAAGAACCACGTCGGCACCACCAACACGGTCAATAAAATGCTGGAGAAGGTACGCAAAGTCAGTGTCAATGTCAAGATGGTGCGCAGCAACCTGGAGAAGCAGGCTGGCCAGATCAAGAAGCTGGAGAGCAACGAGAGCGAGCTGCTCAAGAGACGCAACTTCAAAGTCCTCATCtaccaggtgtgtgtgcatgtgagccTGGTTTTTTAA